In Hyla sarda isolate aHylSar1 unplaced genomic scaffold, aHylSar1.hap1 scaffold_694, whole genome shotgun sequence, the following are encoded in one genomic region:
- the LOC130343847 gene encoding mid1-interacting protein 1-B-like, producing the protein MEVSECSPQRHSLLDAIHRFNTATTIMDETIMVPSMLQDITPTKEQEMPTKSTDLLGQDNNLYDSYLLLKSLRNDMKWGVHRENGVTGGQSPDREAPEEETSDLVDQFQHHLRGLLSVLTKLTKKANLLTNCYKKEVEAGTAGPFSTNHYY; encoded by the coding sequence ATGGAAGTGTCGGAGTGCAGTCCTCAGCGCCATTCCCTCCTGGATGCCATCCACCGCTTTAACACCGCCACAACCATCATGGATGAGACCATCATGGTGCCCAGCATGTTACAGGACATCACTCCGACCAAAGAGCAGGAAATGCCCACGAAATCCACGGATCTGCTTGGCCAGGACAATAACCTCTACGACTCCTATCTCCTCCTGAAGTCTCTGAGGAACGACATGAAATGGGGTGTTCATCGTGAAAACGGGGTGACAGGAGGTCAAAGCCCAGACAGGGAGGCCCCAGAGGAGGAGACCAGTGACCTTGTGGACCAGTTCCAGCACCATTTACGAGGCCTCCTGTCTGTCCTGACTAAGCTGACCAAGAAGGCCAATCTCCTGACCAACTGCTACAAGAAGGAGGTGGAGGCCGGGACAGCTGGACCCTTCTCTACCAACCATTATTACTGA